In a genomic window of Desulfobulbaceae bacterium:
- a CDS encoding ABC transporter permease, with amino-acid sequence MPKNTSKLATYALNPIRSLGQYSLFTTSALFLIFQRKQLRSIAQHIYSIGVSSTIIITLVALFTGMVLGLQLYYTLIKFGAVGALGSAVSLTLIRELGPVLAAIMITARAGSAMSTEIGVQRITEQIDALTTMGINPVRYLVSPRLMAAVISFPILTTLFDLVGIMGAYLSSVLLLGLDKGTYFYRVQSSIVMEDIRGGLIILVAHW; translated from the coding sequence ATGCCTAAAAATACCTCAAAATTAGCAACGTACGCCCTCAATCCAATTCGCTCTCTTGGGCAATACTCCCTTTTCACCACTTCTGCCCTATTCCTGATTTTTCAAAGAAAACAGCTTCGATCAATTGCGCAGCACATCTATTCTATTGGAGTGAGCTCAACCATAATTATCACACTGGTTGCCCTTTTTACCGGTATGGTTCTTGGCTTACAGCTCTACTACACCCTAATCAAGTTTGGAGCAGTAGGAGCCTTGGGTTCTGCCGTCAGTCTCACCCTGATCCGTGAACTTGGACCTGTGCTAGCAGCTATCATGATCACTGCCCGTGCAGGTTCTGCAATGTCGACTGAGATCGGCGTCCAAAGAATAACTGAGCAAATTGACGCCTTAACAACCATGGGGATTAATCCGGTTCGTTATCTGGTCAGTCCGCGCCTTATGGCCGCAGTTATCAGTTTCCCGATACTGACTACATTATTTGACTTAGTTGGAATTATGGGGGCCTATCTGAGCAGCGTTCTCTTGTTAGGCCTAGACAAAGGAACGTATTTTTACCGTGTACAGTCAAGCATCGTGATGGAAGACATCCGCGGTGGATTGATTATCTTGGTTGCGCACTGGTGA